The uncultured Eubacteriales bacterium region AACAGGTCTCGGATCAAAAACAGATATGGCGCGAGGTGCCTGATTCTGATGCAGTTTTGCATCGAAACGAGAGATTGCGGACAGGCGTGGATATCGGAACTGAGTTTTATGATTGGCCTATTTATGGAAGAGAAACAGCTTTGGGTATCATCAGAATCCCAAGCGAACAGGCACAGTTTCTCAGTAAAGCGCAAACGCGTCTCCTGCGCTCCATGATCGAGAGTGTGGCGCTTGCGATGGACCGTTTCCGCTCTGCGCAGCAGCGGATAAGATCGAGGGAGGAAACAGAGCACGAGCGCTATCGAAGTAATTTGCTCCGTTCGATCTCTCATGATTTGCGCACTCCGCTTTCCGGTATTTTGGGAGCCACAGAAATGCTTTCCAGCATGACTGAAAAAGAAGACCGCAGATACGACCTCATAGAGGGAATCAGTAATGATGCGCACTGGCTGTTCTCACTGGTTGAAAATGTATTAAGCCTTACCCGCCTGCAGGATGGGAAGCTTGTGATAAATAAGCAGCAGGAAGTCGTGGAAGAGGTATTAGGCGGCACTGTGGAATATATGTCCCGTCGGTACCCGGATTACGAAATCGAAGCGCATGCACCGGACGAGCTCCTTCTGGCCCCTATGGATGCAAAGCTGATTAACCAGGTGCTGATCAACTTAATTGATAATGCCGTTAAGCATACATCTCCCCCCGGCGAAATCAGTATTACCGTTAGCCGGGATGCACAGCATAATCAGGCAGTCTTTTCCGTCCAAGACACAGGCTGCGGAATTGCGCAATCCGATCTTCCCCATATATTTCAGATGTTCTACACATCGAATTCCAGCCGTGCCGACTCACAAATGGGCATAGGCCTTGGGCTGGCAATTTGCGAATCCATTATAAAAGCGCACGGCGGAACGATTGCCGCCCGGAACCGTATGGACAAAACGGGAGCGGAGTTTATTTTTACATTGCCGTTGGAGGAAGAATAAGTGAATCACTATCATGAACGCATTCTTGTCGTCGAAGACGATAAACAGATACAGAGTTTTATAGGGTACTCTCTTGAAACAGCGGGTTTCCCATATATTGTAGTCAGCACAGGTGAAAGCGCTCTTAACCATCTCGTATCTGAGCCAATTGATCTCATGCTGCTTGATCTCGGTTTGCCCGATTTTGATGGCATGGAGGTAATTAGGAAGGTGCGTGAATGGTCCCCAATGCCCATTATTGTGGTGTCCGCCAGAGATCAGGATAAAGAAAAAGCCGCCGCACTGGATTCGGGTGCGGACGACTATCTGACAAAACCTTTTTCTGCCACTGAGCTGCTGGCCCGCATCAGAGTAGCAGTCAGACATTTATATCGGCAAGGAGCGAATAATGAACAGGCCATCCGCTGCGTAGGTCAATTAAAAATTGACTTTGAAAAACGCTTGGTTTATTTAGAGAGTGAAGAAATTCATGTAACACCTTTAGAATATAATCTGCTGTCAATGCTTTTCCGAAACATGGGGAAAGTGCTGACGACACAAAATATTCTGAAAGAGATTTACGGCATGAACTACGGATGTGATACCCAGGCGCTGCGCGCTTTGATGGCGGGGCTTCGGAGAAAAATTGAAAAGAATCCCTCCAAGCCCCGCTATATTATGACGGAAATAGGAGTCGGATATCGTTTGGTTGATGAATAAACGACGGTATGAGATCAAAGCGCTTTATACATGGGGCTCACCGGTGTTAAAGAAACAGAGGCAGTCTGACCGGAGAATTGGAGAAGCGGAAGTAGGCTTACACTCACTCAGGGAGGGCGGCAGGTCGATGAGAGGGCGTAAGGAAAGAATAAAGAGCGGTGATTTTTCATCAGCGCAGGCTGCTGTTAATAAGACAGAGAGATGTTTCTTGCTCTGAAGGCACGACACCCCCGGTGCTACCATGGTAGCATCGGGGGTGTCGTATACGCTAAGGACAGCACTGCCCATTGTCCTCTCCATTGATTTTACTGCTGTGCCTCCCGCAAGACCTTTACCATAAAGTCCTGTGTACTGACGCCGGACGGGCGGTTATATCGCCCGAGCAAATAGAGACATGAGGCGTCATGCGTGACATAGTTCATCTTTTCATAGCAGGACATGCTTGCCTTAAAACCGACCTCTTTTATAACGTCAAGGGATTCTTCACTAACATGTCCGTATGGGTACGCAAATGTTACAGGGAGCACCCCGGATTTTTCAGAAAGGGTTTGCTGCAAAGCCAGGAGGTCCCTGCGCAGCATACTTTTATAGGTCTCCGCGCTCTCACCGGACTTTTTCTTGGCGCCCTGCCGTGCTCCGTCGTGGTGCAGATTATACGTGTGGCTGCCGATCTCGATACGCCCTGTCTCCTCCAGTTCGGCAATGTCGTCCCACGTTATGTGGGAGTATCGGGGGTTCAGGTCTTCCGTCTTTGAAAAGGTGTCCGTGAACTCTCCCACCACCGAGATCACCGCGCACATATTGTATTTTTCCAGCAGGGGCAACACGTTGGTCTTGTTGTTGAGATACCCGTCGTCAAAGGTAAGGACCACCGGCTTTTCCGGAAGGGGAACGTTGTTTTCCGTGTAGGCGATCAGATCCTGGATCAAAACCGTTTCAAAACCGTTATCCTGAAGGTATTTTAAATCCTGTTCCAGTGCTTTGGGCGAGAGCACAAATGTATTTTTGCTTTGCGTGTCCTCGTATATGCTGTGGTACATGAGAATGGGCACAGGCACCCCCGCCTGTGCGGAGACGGGCGCGGCAGAACTCTTATAAAGCTTGCCCAATGTACCGAGTCCGATCAGCAGCACAAGCGCGGCGGCGAATATTTTTAAGTCTCGCTTTTTCAAAAGAATTATCCTCATGGCATACCCCCTGAATTATCGCTTGGGCAATGTGGGAATCTCTGCTTTCATGTTCGCATCGTTTCTCATTTGCAGCGCCATGAACCCAATGAGATATTCCCTCAACTGTTCTCGCAATATACAATGTATGCCAAAGAACAAAAGGTATACGCGAAGACTGCGCAACACCCCCGAGCGCTACTAACGTAGCACCGGGGGTGTCATATGTGGCAAGAATGACGCGAAAAAAGAAACGTCTCTTTTTTATGGGGACCGCCACTTGCACGGTCAATAGTGATTTTCTGCGTAGCACCATTTGGCGATCTCGATAATTAGCTCCAGAGGGAGCGGTCTGCCGTATGGGAGCTGCAGCGTGCCCTTGCTCGTATTGTACTCTGTGAGCCTATCCGAAAAATGCGCCATCGCCTGCGCGCCGGGGTATAATCCTAGATGGTTTTTGAACGAAGCGAAATGGATGATGTTGCGTCCCCGCCAGTATGTGGGCATACGCCATGAAATCCGCTCC contains the following coding sequences:
- a CDS encoding GHKL domain protein, with translation MKNTLQFKNISIRILIILAILCAASIIGFAFREINLPETNIAIVYLLAVLLATLLAPGYIYGFITSVLSAFAFNYLFMEPYFKFTANAPSYIITFIIMTITAFITSSLASHAKINEHSARERESETKALYALTNQLTDATDIHDIAGIAADAISKVICERSACLCFDEKGMPEKSFIQQVSDQKQIWREVPDSDAVLHRNERLRTGVDIGTEFYDWPIYGRETALGIIRIPSEQAQFLSKAQTRLLRSMIESVALAMDRFRSAQQRIRSREETEHERYRSNLLRSISHDLRTPLSGILGATEMLSSMTEKEDRRYDLIEGISNDAHWLFSLVENVLSLTRLQDGKLVINKQQEVVEEVLGGTVEYMSRRYPDYEIEAHAPDELLLAPMDAKLINQVLINLIDNAVKHTSPPGEISITVSRDAQHNQAVFSVQDTGCGIAQSDLPHIFQMFYTSNSSRADSQMGIGLGLAICESIIKAHGGTIAARNRMDKTGAEFIFTLPLEEE
- the kdpE gene encoding KDP operon transcriptional regulatory protein KdpE, producing MNHYHERILVVEDDKQIQSFIGYSLETAGFPYIVVSTGESALNHLVSEPIDLMLLDLGLPDFDGMEVIRKVREWSPMPIIVVSARDQDKEKAAALDSGADDYLTKPFSATELLARIRVAVRHLYRQGANNEQAIRCVGQLKIDFEKRLVYLESEEIHVTPLEYNLLSMLFRNMGKVLTTQNILKEIYGMNYGCDTQALRALMAGLRRKIEKNPSKPRYIMTEIGVGYRLVDE
- a CDS encoding conserved exported hypothetical protein (Evidence 4 : Homologs of previously reported genes of unknown function); this encodes MRIILLKKRDLKIFAAALVLLIGLGTLGKLYKSSAAPVSAQAGVPVPILMYHSIYEDTQSKNTFVLSPKALEQDLKYLQDNGFETVLIQDLIAYTENNVPLPEKPVVLTFDDGYLNNKTNVLPLLEKYNMCAVISVVGEFTDTFSKTEDLNPRYSHITWDDIAELEETGRIEIGSHTYNLHHDGARQGAKKKSGESAETYKSMLRRDLLALQQTLSEKSGVLPVTFAYPYGHVSEESLDVIKEVGFKASMSCYEKMNYVTHDASCLYLLGRYNRPSGVSTQDFMVKVLREAQQ
- a CDS encoding hypothetical protein (Evidence 5 : No homology to any previously reported sequences), encoding MLRSLRVYLLFFGIHCILREQLREYLIGFMALQMRNDANMKAEIPTLPKR
- a CDS encoding conserved hypothetical protein (Evidence 4 : Homologs of previously reported genes of unknown function); protein product: MWKCPECGRAFQSADQHHFCEKYPTTIDTYIAAQPEGVQPLLNSVRDTLRAALPDAEERISWRMPTYWRGRNIIHFASFKNHLGLYPGAQAMAHFSDRLTEYNTSKGTLQLPYGRPLPLELIIEIAKWCYAENHY